A portion of the Engraulis encrasicolus isolate BLACKSEA-1 unplaced genomic scaffold, IST_EnEncr_1.0 scaffold_472_np1212, whole genome shotgun sequence genome contains these proteins:
- the LOC134444145 gene encoding exostosin-1b-like: protein MQAKKRYLILLSAGLCLLLLYFGGVQVPAASRSRHDRSRNGFRSDQPWPHFSDPLQPFNSWDQTDTEEYNLHISPRQKRDVNSSVYKGKRCRMESCFDFSQCQRNGFKVYVYPQQKGEKISESYQNILSAIESSRFYTSDPGQACLFVLSLDTLDRDQLSPQYVHNLKTKVQSLPLWNNGRNHLIFNLYSGTWPDYTEDLGFDIGQAMLAKASISTENFRPNFDVSIPLFSKEHPRTGGDRGYLKYNTIPPFRKYMLVFKGKRYLTGIGSDTRNALYHVHNAEDVVLLTTCKHGKDWQKHKDARCDRDNAEYDK from the coding sequence ATGCAGGCCAAAAAACGATATCTAATCCTGCTGTCGGCTGGCCTATGTCTTCTGCTGCTCTACTTTGGGGGTGTTCAAGTGCCAGCGGCGAGCAGAAGCCGGCATGATCGCAGCCGCAATGGATTTCGGTCGGACCAGCCATGGCCACACTTCTCGGACCCTTTACAACCATTCAATTCCTGGGATCAGACAGACACTGAGGAGTACAACCTCCACAtatcacccagacagaaaagggaCGTTAATTCCAGCGTTTACAAGGGCAAGCGGTGTCGCATGGAATCTTGCTTTGATTTCTCCCAGTGTCAAAGAAACGGATTCAAAGTTTACGTGTACCCACAACAGAAGGGAGAGAAAATCTCCGAAAGTTATCAGAACATTTTGTCCGCTATCGAGAGCTCCAGGTTTTATACCTCGGACCCTGGCCAAGCCTGTCTGTTCGTGTTGAGCTTGGATACGCTCGACCGCGACCAGCTTTCGCCGCAGTATGTGCACAATCTGAAAACCAAGGTCCAGAGCCTGCCGCTTTGGAACAATGGTAGGAATCACCTTATATTTAACTTGTACTCTGGGACGTGGCCGGACTACACGGAAGACCTGGGTTTTGACATCGGCCAGGCCATGTTGGCCAAGGCGAGCATTAGCACTGAAAACTTCAGACCCAACTTCGACGTGTCCATCCCGCTCTTCTCCAAGGAACACCCGAGGACCGGTGGGGACCGGGGCTACCTGAAATACAACACCATTCCACCTTTTAGGAAGTACATGTTAGTGTTCAAGGGGAAGCGCTATCTCACCGGAATTGGGTCGGACACGAGGAATGCCTTATATCATGTCCACAATGCTGAGGACGTGGTACTTCTCACCACCTGCAAGCACGGCAAGGATTGGCAGAAACACAAGGACGCCCGCTGTGACAGGGACAACGCAGAATATGACaagtag